The Balaenoptera ricei isolate mBalRic1 chromosome X, mBalRic1.hap2, whole genome shotgun sequence region CACACAAGCTATTTTCTTTCTCCACATGCTCCAAAGACTGActggaaaatttttttccattgtctGCAGAGTCTTCCAAGAAAAGATTGAAGTCACATGCATACTGTGCTGAAGATGCTAAAGGTTCCTCTTCCAACTTGGCCTCATTCACTTGAGCATCCTGTAGTGCACTGTGGGCTGCTGCTAAGTCATCATCAGCTATTTTAATAACAGATACATTCGATTCTGGCCTTTGATATTCCTTTGTTTCGGGATTAGCAGGCCAGGGATTGCAGTGATGTAAAATCTCATCCTCCTCTAGTTGATCTAGATTTGGCCCAAGATCAGCTCTGACTGACTTGCTAGGTAAAAAATTGAAACTTCCCTGAGGGCTCTCTTGCTGTGCCTCCTGCATAGGCCCCTCTTGCGATGCCTCTTTTTGGAGAGCCATTCCTGATAAAGAGTCAGTCCAAATTTCTTCTACATCTTCACACCCCTTGTGTAAAGTAGCTACAAAATCAGCATCAAATGTACTTGCACACGGGTGCCTACCATCTTGTGGGGTGGTAACGTTCATCTTTCTCCTGGCGAGATCTTGTTTTTCACCCTCTTGGGGCAGATCCTCAATGATTACACTTGCCATTTGGGGACTGATTTCTTCTTCCTGGGTGTGGTGAGTTGGTAGAAGAGGTGAAGGCCGAGGCTGTGGTTTATTTAATTCATggcatttcttctttgtttgagAAGGAAATACAGGTTCTCTCAGCCATATCCCCTCATTTCCAGCTTTTTGTCTTTCCATTAAGAACTCTGTATTTTGAGACTCGAATTCAACAAGGAATTGAGCTTTCTGAACCCTTTGTTGAATATAGTGAGAGTCTTCGATCACATCAAGCTCTTCTTTAACAGATAGGTCATGCGTGTACATCAAATCATGGTCTGAGATTCCAGCTATCCTCAAAGAGTGCAGGAAGGCAATATGTTCATCTAGTTTCTTATCAGATCTCCTCTGAGCAGCATGCAAAGACTGAAGCTGCATCTGGGTTGCAGAGTTCTGAAAATCCTCAATTGTAAAGAGCTCTCTCAATTCTTGTTTACTAAAGTATCGGAAAGGGTTCTTTTTATCACCAGTAGTTTGTCTTATTAATGAGTCCTTGAAAACCTgtcttctgtatattttttcctctacAGTTCCACAAGTGATTAGCCTATAAActacaacattttctttttgtccaATTCGGTAAACTCTATCCACAGCTTGAGCATCAGTTGCAGGATTCCAGCTAGGGTCAAAGATGACCACTCTACTTGCTGCGGTTAGTGTTAAGCCAACACCACCTACTTGAGTGGTAAGCAGAAAAACAGAGTAATCTTTATTTTGCTGGAATAAGCTAATTCTTTTTTCTCGTTCCACAAGATGAGTAACTGTTCCATCGATTCTCAATATCTTAAAGTGCCTATTCTTTAACAGGCGTTCGATGATGTTTAGAATTCGTCTTGACTGGCAAAACACCAGAGTTTGATGCCCTTCATCTCGCAGTCTCTTAAGCAGGCCCATTAGAAATATCATTTTTCCAGATTCTTCCATCAGTGCATCATCACTTATTTGATCAATATGGTCCACATCTGAGGAATCTTCCCCTTCAATTTCATCTTGAACAGAGAATTTGATAGCTCCTAGATTCAGCAAACCACAAGCCCGTGCAGATAGCAGCCTAGGATGATCACAGAGCTTCTTTAAGACACCTAGCTCAGCCAAAGGTGAGCGTGTCTCCATTAACAACTCCTTGATATGATCTAGAGACACGAATTTCCTGTATATTTCTTCCTGTAAAGGTACAAGACGTATCCAAATAATTAAATCATTTTTTCTGGAAAGGGAAGGCATTTCACATATGGCACCAACATCTGGACTCTTTTCACTAAGCTGGACCTCTGGgttgcttgactttttcttctgtaCCTCTTCTTTAGTCCTCCTAAGAAAATAGGGCTTTATGATTGCCATTaagttttcagatattttaaatcCTAAGGCTTTTTCCCCTGGGGTAGCATCCTTCTCTCTTGCTCTAGTAATAGGATTTTCGTActccattttaaaagtttttaatgttCCTAGCAGGGACCCTTGACAAGCAAAATCAAACAGGGACCACAGTTCTTGTAAATTATTCTGGATCGGGGTTCCTGTGAGGAGGATGCGATTACTGGCAGGGATTGCACGAGCACATATTGCTGACTTGGTAGAtgaggtttttattttatgtgcTTCATCAAGGATGACATAGTCCCACACAAACTCTTGGCCATTCAAGCTGGAAAGTTGCTGCCAATTATTGATTAACATTTGGTATGTGGTGATAATGACACCATTCCTTTGCTGAATCCGACTGAGGTTTCTGGTACGTTCATCCTTGCTAGGACCGTGAAAGGTTTTGACTCTCATTCCTGGGGTCCACTTGACAAATTCTTTTAGCCACGTGCTGATGAGACTGGTTGGCATGATCAGTAGCACATGGTTCACAAGTGAAGCATCAAACATACCAGAAAGGAAAGCAATGATTTGAACAGTCTTTCCTAATCCCATATCATCTGCCAGAATACCACCTCTCCTTCCATCCCTATACAGGCTATAGAGGAAAGCTACACCTTCCTTCTGGTACTCAAATAGTTGGTTGTGCAGTTCTCGATAGAGCAGCAGGCCAGAGTTGCACACATCCGTGAATTCATCATCTCCATGTTCTGCCAACTCCTCCAAGGCTTCCTGTATTTTTTGGATTCTGCTCATCACCTTTTCATTGGGAAAAATGTCCTTTGCCAAATTGAAAAGTTTAAGTGCTTCTTCCAGATCTCCATTCTTAGTTGCTTCTTTGGCCTCTTTCACGTatctgtaaaaaacaaaagtttaaaaaaagatatatatatacatagagattGACAGGTAGAAgattagaaagaaaggaaacagattGAACATTCAGTCTAAGAACACTTTAGAGTCCATTTTGGAATCCAAACCACAGTTGAGCTTTCAATATCCTCAATTCAGGATGGGAAAGATTAGCACAGAAGATGCCAATGAAAGCTGGCACCACTTAAGAAGACACAAATATCCACCAGGCACTGCCAGCAACAACTTCAGGCACTAGTTGTAGGAAATGTATGTGCAAAGGTTATTGCACATACAGtaacaaaccaaccaacctatATTGTGGGAGCATGGAAACAGGAAGATACATGGGCACTTCTCGGACCTTATTTTTCTGGACCTCTGTTCACACTATTGATTACTCTCTCCTTACAATTCCCTCCTTCCACCGGATTCCTATAGATTCCTCCTGGTTTCCTCCCCCATCGCTGGCcctttcttctctgtgtccttCTTAGGCTCCTATTCTTCCTCCGCAAGGGCTCAGTCCTGGGCCCTCTTCTCACTCCTTTTACTCTCTCCTCATCATCTCCCAGAGCTTCCACTCCAACCTATGTGCTCATAACTCCCAAAGCACTTTCTCCAACTCAGGGCTTGCCCTCAAGCTCTAGTCTAGACCCATATTCCAACTACCTTCTGGACATCTCCACTTGAAAGTTTCACATGCACCTCCAATTCAATTAATCCCAAATTAAACTTATTATTTCCCCTCTTAAAACGTGCTTCtcggcacttccctggtggtccagtggctaagactctgtgctcccaatgcagggggtccaggttcgatccctggtcagggaactagatcccacatgcatgccacaactaagagtccgcatgctgcaaccaagaagcccgcatgccacaactaagatcccgtgtgccacaactgggACCTGGTGCAGCATgcatgaatgcataaataaataaacgtgcTTCCCCATTTGTGTGGTAATAAATGACACTACCATCCACTTAGCCATACAAGCTAGAAATCTGAAGATAATCCTTGACCTCCAAACCAAATAtgagtcatccttgacttctcCCTCTTTTTAACCACCTCACCCCTTAGCCAACAGTCCCCCAAGCCCTACtaactttattttccaaatataacctgtgtcaaaacagaaatatagatcaatggaacagtatagaaagcccagagataaacccacacacatatggtcaccttatctttgataaaggaggcaagaatacacaatggagaaaagacagcctcttcaataagtggtactgggaaaactggacagctacatgtaaaagaatgaaattagaacactccctaacaccatacacaaaaataaactcaaaatggattaaagacctaaatgtaaggccagacactatcaaactcttagaggaaagcataggcagaacactctatgagataaatcacagcaatatcctttttgacccacctcctacagcaatggaaataaaaacaaaaataaacaaatgggacctaatgaaacttaaaagcttttgcacagcaaaggaaaccataaacaagatgaaaagacaaccctcagaatgggagaaaatatttgcaaacgaagcaactgacagaggattaatctccaaaatatacaagcagctcatgcagctcaacatcaaaaaaaacagggcttccccagtggcgcagtggttgagactctgcctgccaatgcaggggacacgggttcgagccctggtctgggaggatcccacatgccacggagcaactaggcccgtgagccacaactactgagcctacgcatctggagcctgtgctcccaacaagagaggccgcgacggtgagaggcccacgcaccgcgatgaagagtggcccgcttgccgcaactagagaaagccctcgcacagaaacgaagacccaacacagccaaagataaataaatttaattaaaacaaaaaacaaacaaacaaaaaaaaacaaatagaaacatatttttaaaaaaaacaaacaagcaacccaatccaaaaatgggcagaagacctaaatagacatttctccaaagaagatatacagattgccaacaaacacatgaaaggatgctcaacatcactaatcattagagaa contains the following coding sequences:
- the ERCC6L gene encoding DNA excision repair protein ERCC-6-like, with translation MEASRGFAEAGALSPEQAARYLRYVKEAKEATKNGDLEEALKLFNLAKDIFPNEKVMSRIQKIQEALEELAEHGDDEFTDVCNSGLLLYRELHNQLFEYQKEGVAFLYSLYRDGRRGGILADDMGLGKTVQIIAFLSGMFDASLVNHVLLIMPTSLISTWLKEFVKWTPGMRVKTFHGPSKDERTRNLSRIQQRNGVIITTYQMLINNWQQLSSLNGQEFVWDYVILDEAHKIKTSSTKSAICARAIPASNRILLTGTPIQNNLQELWSLFDFACQGSLLGTLKTFKMEYENPITRAREKDATPGEKALGFKISENLMAIIKPYFLRRTKEEVQKKKSSNPEVQLSEKSPDVGAICEMPSLSRKNDLIIWIRLVPLQEEIYRKFVSLDHIKELLMETRSPLAELGVLKKLCDHPRLLSARACGLLNLGAIKFSVQDEIEGEDSSDVDHIDQISDDALMEESGKMIFLMGLLKRLRDEGHQTLVFCQSRRILNIIERLLKNRHFKILRIDGTVTHLVEREKRISLFQQNKDYSVFLLTTQVGGVGLTLTAASRVVIFDPSWNPATDAQAVDRVYRIGQKENVVVYRLITCGTVEEKIYRRQVFKDSLIRQTTGDKKNPFRYFSKQELRELFTIEDFQNSATQMQLQSLHAAQRRSDKKLDEHIAFLHSLRIAGISDHDLMYTHDLSVKEELDVIEDSHYIQQRVQKAQFLVEFESQNTEFLMERQKAGNEGIWLREPVFPSQTKKKCHELNKPQPRPSPLLPTHHTQEEEISPQMASVIIEDLPQEGEKQDLARRKMNVTTPQDGRHPCASTFDADFVATLHKGCEDVEEIWTDSLSGMALQKEASQEGPMQEAQQESPQGSFNFLPSKSVRADLGPNLDQLEEDEILHHCNPWPANPETKEYQRPESNVSVIKIADDDLAAAHSALQDAQVNEAKLEEEPLASSAQYACDFNLFLEDSADNGKKFSSQSLEHVEKENSLCGSAANSRAESVHSKACLSVDLSEKDDEPEEVVVNVKVRRKARRIDSDDEVEHDTFITDTSGTNPFNTSPFPFLSVKQFDASTPKNDVSPPGRFFSPKISDSLNKSINSRISLASRRSLINVVLDHVEDMEERLDNSSEAKVAEDYLEEGAEESSGEAPEHTEEDPSRETLSSENKSSRLSTPKPDALAQETFPGDPEPLSGGQLVDSPQDEALEAADDYETLVLRGKELKECGKIQEALDCLVKALDIKSSDSEVMLMTLSLYKQLNKT